A region from the Brassica napus cultivar Da-Ae chromosome C8, Da-Ae, whole genome shotgun sequence genome encodes:
- the LOC106415178 gene encoding aspartic proteinase A1-like, producing the protein MGIYSRTVAVSLVVSFLLFLSASAERNDGTFRVGLKKLKLDPKGGLAARAFGSHQENPPRAYNLGDSGDADIVTLKNYLDAQYYGEIAIGTPPQKFTVVFDTGSSNLWVPSSKCYFSIACLLHPKYKSSRSSTYEKNGKSAAIHYGTGAIAGFFSNDAVTVGDLVVKDQEFIEATKEPGLTFVVAKFDGILGLGFQEISVGNAAPVWYNMLKQGLIKEPVFSFWLNRNAEDEEGGELVFGGVDPKHFKGQHTYVPVTQKGYWQFDMGDVLIGGAPTGYCESGCSAIADSGTSLLAGPTTIITMINHAIGASGVASQQCKTVVDQYGQTILDLLLSETQPKKICSQIGLCTFDGKRGVSMGIESVVDKENAKLSNGVGDAACSACEMAVVWIQSQLRQNMTQERILDYVNELCERIPSPMGESAVDCAQLSTMPTVSLTIGGKVFDLAPHEYVLKVGEGAAAQCISGFIALDVAPPRGPLWILGDVFMGKYHTVFDFGKAQVGFAEAA; encoded by the exons ATGGGAATATACTCAAGAACGGTTGCTGTGTCACTCGTTGTGTCGTTCCTGCTGTTTCTTTCTGCCTCTGCTGAGCGCAATGATGGGACCTTCAGAGTCGGCCTGAAGAAACTCAAGTTGGATCCCAAAGGCGGTCTTGCTGCACGTGCGTTTGGTTCCCACCAAGAAAATCCCCCGAGAGCTTACAACCTTGGAGACTCGGGCGATGCTGACATTGTCACGCTGAAGAATTACTTGGACGCTCAGTACTACGGTGAGATCGCTATTGGTACTCCACCGCAGAAGTTCACCGTGGTGTTTGATACCGGAAGTTCTAACCTCTGGGTGCCATCATCCAAATGCTATTTCTCG ATTGCGTGTCTCTTACATCCCAAATACAAGTCGTCGCGGTCAAGCACATATGAGAAGAATG GAAAATCCGCCGCAATTCATTACGGAACTGGGGCTATTGCTGGTTTCTTTAGTAATGATGCTGTCACGGTTGGCGACTTAGTTGTCAAGGATCAG GAGTTTATCGAGGCAACCAAGGAGCCTGGTTTGACATTTGTTGTAGCTAAGTTTGATGGTATCCTTGGTCTTGGATTCCAAGAGATCTCTGTTGGAAATGCCGCTCCTGTTTG GTACAACATGCTCAAGCAAGGCCTCATCAAGGAGCCGGTGTTTTCATTTTGGCTTAACCGTAACGCTGAGGATGAAGAAGGTGGTGAACTTGTGTTTGGAGGTGTTGACCCAAAACATTTCAAGGGACAGCATACTTACGTCCCTGTGACACAAAAGGGTTACTGGCAG TTTGATATGGGTGATGTTCTCATTGGCGGTGCACCCACTG GATACTGCGAAAGCGGCTGCTCTGCTATAGCAGATTCTGGAACATCTCTGCTTGCGGGTCCAACA ACTATAATCACCATGATAAACCATGCTATTGGAGCATCTGGAGTTGCTAGCCAGCAGTGCAAGACTGTCGTAGATCAGTACGGGCAGACCATCTTGGATCTGCTTTTGTCTGAA ACCCAGCCGAAGAAAATCTGCTCGCAGATTGGTCTGTGCACATTCGATGGTAAACGTGGTGTCAG TATGGGCATTGAGTCTGTGGTGGACAAGGAAAACGCCAAATTGTCTAACGGTGTTGGAGATGCCGCGTGTTCTGCATGTGAGATGGCAGTTGTTTGGATTCAGAGCCAGTTGAGGCAGAACATGACTCAGGAACGCATATTGGACTACGTCAACGAG CTATGCGAGCGTATTCCCAGCCCAATGGGAGAGTCTGCCGTGGACTGTGCACAACTCTCGACCATGCCCACTGTTTCGCTCACCATTGGGGGCAAAGTCTTTGATCTTGCTCCACATGAG TATGTTCTGAAGGTTGGTGAGGGCGCTGCAGCACAGTGCATCAGTGGCTTTATTGCACTCGACGTTGCACCACCACGTGGACCTCTCTG GATCTTGGGAGATGTATTCATGGGCAAATACCACACCGTGTTTGACTTTGGAAAAGCACAGGTTGGATTTGCAGAAGCAGCCTAA
- the LOC106413865 gene encoding serine--tRNA ligase, chloroplastic/mitochondrial isoform X3 — protein sequence MKGKLEPSERERLVEEGKNLKESLVTLEEDLMKLQDELQHVARSIPNMTHPDVPVGGEDSSAIRNEVGSPREFSFPIKDHLQLGKDLDLMDFDSAAEVSGSKFFYLKNEAVLLEMALLNWTLSEVMKKGFTPLTTPEIVRSSIVEKCGFQPRGDNTQVYSIDGTDQCLIGTAEIPVGGIHMDSILLESALPLKYIAFSHCFRTEAGAAGAAAKGLYRVHQFSKAEMFVLCRPEDSESFHNELIQIEEDLFTSLGLHFKTLDMATADLGAPAYRKFDIEAWMPGLGRFGEISSASNCTDYQSRRLGIRFRPSEPLQTGSKKGKANLPSTKFVHTLNATACAVPRMMVCLLENYQQEDGSVVVPETLRPFMGGIEVIKPKLR from the exons ATGAAAGGGAAGCTTGAACCTTCAGAACGTGAGAGACTCGTGGAAGAAG GTAAGAATCTTAAAGAAAGTCTTGTGACTCTGGAAGAAGACCTAATGAAACTTCAAGATGAGCTTCAACATGTGGCGCGGTCTataccaaatatgactcaccCTGATGTTCCTGTGGGAGGAGAGGATTCATCGGCTATTAGAAATGAG GTTGGTAGTCCACGTGAGTTTAGTTTCCCAATCAAAGATCATCTTCAGCTTGGGAAGGATCTAGATCTCATGGACTTTGACTCTGCTGCAGAG GTAAGTGGTTCAAAGTTTTTCTATTTGAAGAATGAGGCAGTGTTATTGGAGATGGCACTTCTTAATTGGACACTATCAGAAGTCATGAAGAAAGGTTTTACTCCCCTAACAACCCCTGAAATTGTGAGATCATCTATCGTTGAGAAATGCGGTTTCCAACCTCGTGGAGATAACACTCAG GTTTATTCTATAGACGGAACTGATCAATGTCTCATTGGTACCGCTGAAATTCCTGTGGGAGGAATACACATGGATTCAATTCTACTTGAATCAGCATTACCTTTGAAGTACATAGCGTTCTCTCATTGCTTCCGTACTGAAGCTGGTGCAGCCGGCGCCGCCGCAAA GGGTCTTTACCGAGTCCATCAGTTCAGCAAGGCGGAAATGTTTGTCTTGTGCAGACCTGAAGATAGTGAGTCCTTCCACAACGAACTCATTCAAATTGAAGAAGACTTGTTCACTTCTCTAGGACTACATTTCAA AACATTGGATATGGCCACAGCGGATTTAGGCGCTCCAGCTTACCGCAAGTTTGACATTGAAGCATGGATGCCTGGTTTAGGACGATTTGGCGAG ATATCGAGTGCATCAAACTGCACTGATTACCAAAGCAGGAGACTAGGAATCCGTTTCCGCCCATCTGAACCGCTTCAGACTGGTTCTAAGAAGGGCAAAGCGAATCTTCCGTCTACTAAGTTTGTGCACACTCTAAATGCAACGGCGTGTGCTGTCCCAAGGATGATGGTGTGTTTGCTGGAGAATTACCAGCAAGAAGATGGATCCGTGGTGGTCCCTGAGACTCTTAGGCCTTTCATGGGAGGCATTGAAGTCATTAAACCCAAACTTAGATAG
- the LOC106413865 gene encoding serine--tRNA ligase, chloroplastic/mitochondrial isoform X2: MVTLQKEVEGIREERNNVAKKMKGKLEPSERERLVEEGKNLKESLVTLEEDLMKLQDELQHVARSIPNMTHPDVPVGGEDSSAIRNEVGSPREFSFPIKDHLQLGKDLDLMDFDSAAEVSGSKFFYLKNEAVLLEMALLNWTLSEVMKKGFTPLTTPEIVRSSIVEKCGFQPRGDNTQVYSIDGTDQCLIGTAEIPVGGIHMDSILLESALPLKYIAFSHCFRTEAGAAGAAAKGLYRVHQFSKAEMFVLCRPEDSESFHNELIQIEEDLFTSLGLHFKTLDMATADLGAPAYRKFDIEAWMPGLGRFGEISSASNCTDYQSRRLGIRFRPSEPLQTGSKKGKANLPSTKFVHTLNATACAVPRMMVCLLENYQQEDGSVVVPETLRPFMGGIEVIKPKLR, encoded by the exons ATGGTCACTCTCCAGAAG GAAGTTGAGGGGATTCGTGAGGAGAGGAACAACGTTGCCAAGAAGATGAAAGGGAAGCTTGAACCTTCAGAACGTGAGAGACTCGTGGAAGAAG GTAAGAATCTTAAAGAAAGTCTTGTGACTCTGGAAGAAGACCTAATGAAACTTCAAGATGAGCTTCAACATGTGGCGCGGTCTataccaaatatgactcaccCTGATGTTCCTGTGGGAGGAGAGGATTCATCGGCTATTAGAAATGAG GTTGGTAGTCCACGTGAGTTTAGTTTCCCAATCAAAGATCATCTTCAGCTTGGGAAGGATCTAGATCTCATGGACTTTGACTCTGCTGCAGAG GTAAGTGGTTCAAAGTTTTTCTATTTGAAGAATGAGGCAGTGTTATTGGAGATGGCACTTCTTAATTGGACACTATCAGAAGTCATGAAGAAAGGTTTTACTCCCCTAACAACCCCTGAAATTGTGAGATCATCTATCGTTGAGAAATGCGGTTTCCAACCTCGTGGAGATAACACTCAG GTTTATTCTATAGACGGAACTGATCAATGTCTCATTGGTACCGCTGAAATTCCTGTGGGAGGAATACACATGGATTCAATTCTACTTGAATCAGCATTACCTTTGAAGTACATAGCGTTCTCTCATTGCTTCCGTACTGAAGCTGGTGCAGCCGGCGCCGCCGCAAA GGGTCTTTACCGAGTCCATCAGTTCAGCAAGGCGGAAATGTTTGTCTTGTGCAGACCTGAAGATAGTGAGTCCTTCCACAACGAACTCATTCAAATTGAAGAAGACTTGTTCACTTCTCTAGGACTACATTTCAA AACATTGGATATGGCCACAGCGGATTTAGGCGCTCCAGCTTACCGCAAGTTTGACATTGAAGCATGGATGCCTGGTTTAGGACGATTTGGCGAG ATATCGAGTGCATCAAACTGCACTGATTACCAAAGCAGGAGACTAGGAATCCGTTTCCGCCCATCTGAACCGCTTCAGACTGGTTCTAAGAAGGGCAAAGCGAATCTTCCGTCTACTAAGTTTGTGCACACTCTAAATGCAACGGCGTGTGCTGTCCCAAGGATGATGGTGTGTTTGCTGGAGAATTACCAGCAAGAAGATGGATCCGTGGTGGTCCCTGAGACTCTTAGGCCTTTCATGGGAGGCATTGAAGTCATTAAACCCAAACTTAGATAG
- the LOC106413865 gene encoding serine--tRNA ligase, chloroplastic/mitochondrial isoform X1, with protein MGLHTLRLATVPLTFTTSRLFLNPSPTLAFFSRHVQPRKPSFLLRAFSNSTAVQDTPLTQTSSDSSAARTQWKAAIDFKWIRDNKEAVEINIKNRNSNADLEAVLQLYENMVTLQKEVEGIREERNNVAKKMKGKLEPSERERLVEEGKNLKESLVTLEEDLMKLQDELQHVARSIPNMTHPDVPVGGEDSSAIRNEVGSPREFSFPIKDHLQLGKDLDLMDFDSAAEVSGSKFFYLKNEAVLLEMALLNWTLSEVMKKGFTPLTTPEIVRSSIVEKCGFQPRGDNTQVYSIDGTDQCLIGTAEIPVGGIHMDSILLESALPLKYIAFSHCFRTEAGAAGAAAKGLYRVHQFSKAEMFVLCRPEDSESFHNELIQIEEDLFTSLGLHFKTLDMATADLGAPAYRKFDIEAWMPGLGRFGEISSASNCTDYQSRRLGIRFRPSEPLQTGSKKGKANLPSTKFVHTLNATACAVPRMMVCLLENYQQEDGSVVVPETLRPFMGGIEVIKPKLR; from the exons ATGGGTTTACACACACTAAGACTCGCCACCGTTCCTTTGACCTTCACTACTTCCCGCCTCTTCCTCAACCCATCTCCAACCCTAGCCTTCTTTTCCCGCCACGTTCAACCGCGCAAGCCTTCTTTCCTGCTCAGAGCATTCTCCAATTCCACCGCAGTACAAGACACTCCACTCACGCAGACTTCTTCGGATTCCTCTG CTGCGAGGACTCAGTGGAAGGCTGCCATTGACTTTAAATGGATAAGGGATAACAAGGAAGCAGTCGAGATCAATATCAAGAACCGAAACTCCAATGCTGATTTGGAAGCTGTGCTCCAGCTTTACGAGAACATGGTCACTCTCCAGAAG GAAGTTGAGGGGATTCGTGAGGAGAGGAACAACGTTGCCAAGAAGATGAAAGGGAAGCTTGAACCTTCAGAACGTGAGAGACTCGTGGAAGAAG GTAAGAATCTTAAAGAAAGTCTTGTGACTCTGGAAGAAGACCTAATGAAACTTCAAGATGAGCTTCAACATGTGGCGCGGTCTataccaaatatgactcaccCTGATGTTCCTGTGGGAGGAGAGGATTCATCGGCTATTAGAAATGAG GTTGGTAGTCCACGTGAGTTTAGTTTCCCAATCAAAGATCATCTTCAGCTTGGGAAGGATCTAGATCTCATGGACTTTGACTCTGCTGCAGAG GTAAGTGGTTCAAAGTTTTTCTATTTGAAGAATGAGGCAGTGTTATTGGAGATGGCACTTCTTAATTGGACACTATCAGAAGTCATGAAGAAAGGTTTTACTCCCCTAACAACCCCTGAAATTGTGAGATCATCTATCGTTGAGAAATGCGGTTTCCAACCTCGTGGAGATAACACTCAG GTTTATTCTATAGACGGAACTGATCAATGTCTCATTGGTACCGCTGAAATTCCTGTGGGAGGAATACACATGGATTCAATTCTACTTGAATCAGCATTACCTTTGAAGTACATAGCGTTCTCTCATTGCTTCCGTACTGAAGCTGGTGCAGCCGGCGCCGCCGCAAA GGGTCTTTACCGAGTCCATCAGTTCAGCAAGGCGGAAATGTTTGTCTTGTGCAGACCTGAAGATAGTGAGTCCTTCCACAACGAACTCATTCAAATTGAAGAAGACTTGTTCACTTCTCTAGGACTACATTTCAA AACATTGGATATGGCCACAGCGGATTTAGGCGCTCCAGCTTACCGCAAGTTTGACATTGAAGCATGGATGCCTGGTTTAGGACGATTTGGCGAG ATATCGAGTGCATCAAACTGCACTGATTACCAAAGCAGGAGACTAGGAATCCGTTTCCGCCCATCTGAACCGCTTCAGACTGGTTCTAAGAAGGGCAAAGCGAATCTTCCGTCTACTAAGTTTGTGCACACTCTAAATGCAACGGCGTGTGCTGTCCCAAGGATGATGGTGTGTTTGCTGGAGAATTACCAGCAAGAAGATGGATCCGTGGTGGTCCCTGAGACTCTTAGGCCTTTCATGGGAGGCATTGAAGTCATTAAACCCAAACTTAGATAG
- the LOC106413867 gene encoding dihydrolipoyllysine-residue succinyltransferase component of 2-oxoglutarate dehydrogenase complex 2, mitochondrial isoform X2, giving the protein MAIWSIVRRKVVNGCNSSYFSSIIGKSWKSTSAKASHPRYYGALSKETSVFVRGSRVVVNAVSLPSYLGSSLSSNAIMRVTLPCIQTFNTSIRLFSSDEGGSVDAVVPYMGESISDGTLATILKKPGDRVEADEPIAQIETDKVTIDVSSPTAGTIEKIVAKEGDTVEPGFKIAVISKSSGAATKVEDSEKKPEESKPEKKEEKPKPVAESPPSPKVETSPPKEKPRAPPPPPPPASGASPREPQLPPKDRERRVPMTRLRKRVATRLKDSQNTFALLTTFNEVDMTNLMKLRSEYKDAFLEKHGVKLGLMSGFIKGAISALQNQPVVNAVIDGEDIIYRDYVDISIAVGTPKGLVVPVLRNVEQMNFAEIEKEINRLAKKATAGTISIDEMAGGTFTISNGGVYGSLLSTPIINPPQSAILGMHSIVNRPMVVGGEVMSRPMMYIALTYDHRLIDGREAVLFLRRIKDVVEDPRRLLLDI; this is encoded by the exons ATGGCGATTTGGTCGATCGTTCGAAGGAAGGTTGTTAATGGCTGTAACTCCTCTTATTTTTCTTCG attataGGAAAGTCGTGGAAGAGTACGAGTGCTAAGGCATCTCATCCTCGCTACTATGGAGCTCTTTCGAAAGAG ACTTCAGTTTTCGTAAGAGGATCACGGGTGGTGGTGAACGCCGTCAGTCTTCCTTCTTATCTAG gTTCCAGTTTGAGCTCAAACGCAATTATGAG GGTAACTCTGCCATGCATCCAAACATTCAACACTAGTATTAGGTTGTTTTCCTCGGATGAAG GTGGGTCTGTGGATGCTGTTGTTCCATACATGGGAGAATCTATTTCTGATGGCACTTTAGCCACTATCTTGAAGA AACCGGGAGACCGTGTGGAAGCTGATGAGCCCATTGCACAGATAGAGACTGATAAG GTTACAATCGATGTTTCTAGTCCTACTGCTGGAACTATTGAGAAG ATTGTTGCAAAAGAAGGTGATACAGTGGAGCCTGGTTTCAAAATAGCAGTGATTTCTAAATCTAGTGGAGCTGCAACTAAGGTTGAAGATTCAGAGAAGAAGCCTGAGGAGTCTAAACcagagaaaaaagaagagaagccaAAACCTGTAGCAGAATCTCCTCCTTCACCAAAAGTGGAAACTTCACCTCCAAAAGAGAAGCCTagagctcctcctcctcctcctccacctgcTTCAGGGGCGTCACCAAGAGAACCTCAACTTCCTCCAAAGGACCGGGAAAGAAGG GTTCCTATGACAAGACTCAGGAAACGTGTTGCTACACGATTGAAGGACTCTCAGAACACCTTTGCGTTACTGACTACGTTCAATGAAGTAGACAT GACAAATCTGATGAAATTACGTTCAGAGTACAAAGACGCTTTTCTTGAAAAGCACGGTGTCAAACTAGGATTGATGTCAGGTTTTATAAAG GGAGCCATCAGCGCACTCCAAAATCAACCTGTAGTGAATGCTGTTATAGATGGAGAAGACATTATCTACAGAGATTACGTCGACATCAGCATTGCTGTTGGTACACCAAAG GGACTCGTTGTTCCAGTGCTTCGAAACGTAGAGCAGATGAACTTTGCTGAGATTGAGAAAGAGATCAATAGACTTGCTAAGAAAGCAACAGCTGGAACAATTTCCATCGATGAAATGGCTGGAGGCACATTCACCATCTCTAATGGTGGTGTTTATGGTAGCCTTTTGAGTACTCCTATCATAAACCCTCCTCAG TCAGCTATTCTTGGGATGCACTCTATAGTGAACCGCCCAATGGTTGTGGGAGGAGAAGTAATGTCAAGGCCAATGATGTACATTGCATTGACTTATGACCACCGTCTGATAGATGGTAGAGAGGCCGTTCTGTTCCTCCGTCGCATCAAAGACGTCGTTGAGGATCCACGCAGGCTTCTTCTCGACATCTAG
- the LOC106411905 gene encoding 25.3 kDa vesicle transport protein, with product MVKMTLIARVTDGLPLAEGLDDGRDLPDSDMYKQQVKALFKNLSRGHNEASRMSVETGPYIFHYIIEGRVCYLTMCDRSYPKKLAFQYLEDLKNEFERVNGPNIETAARPYAFIKFDTFIQKTKKLYQDTRTQRNIAKLNDELYEVHQIMTRNVQEVLGVGEKLDQVSEMSSRLTSESRIYADKAKDLNRQALIRKWAPVAIVLGVVFLLFWVKNKLW from the exons atggtgaagatgacaTTGATAGCTCGTGTCACTGACGGGTTGCCTCTAGCTGAGGGACTTGACGATGGGCGTGACTTGCCAGATTCCGACATGTATAAGCAACAGGTCAAGGCTCTCTTTAAGAATCTCTCCAGAGGTCATAACGAAGCTTCGAGAATGTCTGTTGAGACTGGCCCCTATATTTTCCA TTACATAATAGAAGGACGTGTTTGCTACTTGACAATGTGTGACCGCTCTTACCCTAAGAAACTGGCGTTCCAGTACCTGGAAGACCTTAAAAATGAGTTTGAACGTGTCAATGGACCTAACATTGAAACAGCTGCTCGACCTTATGCCTTTATTAAGTTTG atACTTTCATTCAGAAAACGAAGAAACTGTACCAAGACACTCGTACGCAACGGAATATTGCTAAGCTGAATGACGAACTCTATGAGGTCCATCAAATAATGACGAGGAATGTGCAGGAAGTCCTAGGTGTTGGTGAAAAGCTAGACC AGGTGAGCGAAATGTCGAGCCGGCTAACATCTGAATCTCGTATATATGCTGACAAGGCTAAAGATTTGAACCGTCAG GCTTTGATCAGGAAGTGGGCACCAGTTGCCATCGTGCTTGGGGTCGTGTTCCTTCTTTTCTGGGTCAAGAACAAGCTATGGTAA
- the LOC106413866 gene encoding GPI mannosyltransferase 2-like has product MAKAMEPSSKSRKESILIKYAVVSRLLVLFLTILWRSFLQPYDTSAALNPPCLRHRDVPEDSPPLLVANPLSKTLENSVVWDSVYFLRITECGYEYEQIYAFLPLLPFFISLLSRTVFAPLVPLIGLRAVMVLSGYVVTNLAFVLAAIYLFRVSVIILKDTEASFRASVIFCFNPASIFYSSIYSESLYALFSIGGVYHLLSGASNVAVLWFALSGCARSNGILNAGYICFQTMHRAYEALYLRRRVCLSVQVLITGFIRCVCICLPFVAFQAYGYYNICHGHKLDDELRPWCKAKVPLLYNFIQSHYWGVGFLRYFQFKQLPNFLLASPILSLAVCSIVSYMKTRPELFTSLGFQATEKEKSSSARLYSLKDVLEPDVITSSNEGKSDIRQRKPSKKKDVTVTNNAAEKSNSPEASGYFSADVFPFVVHLGLMAATAFFIMHVQVATRFLSASPPLYWFASHLISSPKHSKWGYLMWSYCAAYILLGSLLFSNFYPFT; this is encoded by the exons ATGGCCAAAGCCATGGAGCCAAGCTCGAAATCAAGGAAAGAAAGCATCTTGATCAAATACGCCGTCGTCTCGCGTCTACTCGTCCTCTTCTTAACCATTCTATGGCGGAGCTTCCTCCAACCGTACGATACATCCGCCGCACTCAACCCTCCTTGCCTGCGTCACAGAGACGTCCCCGAAGACTCTCCTCCGTTGCTAGTAGCTAATCCACTCTCGAAGACGCTTGAGAACAGCGTAGTCTGGGACAGCGTTTACTTCCTCCGGATCACGGAGTGTGGGTACGAGTATGAGCAGATTTACGCCTTCTTGCCTCTTCTTCCCTTCTTCATCTCCCTTCTCTCTCGCACAG TTTTTGCGCCTTTGGTTCCGTTGATTGGTCTCCGAGCTGTGATGGTGTTGTCTGGTTACGTTGTCACCAACTTAGCCTTCGTACTTGCTGCTATCTATCTCTTCAG GGTTTCAGTTATTATCTTGAAGGACACTGAAGCTTCATTCAGAGCTTCAGTTATCTTCTGTTTCAATCCAGCGTCTATATTCTATTCGTCAAT ATATTCAGAAAGTCTGTATGCTTTGTTTTCAATTGGAGGCGTGTACCACTTGTTATCTGGCGCCAGCAATGTAGCTGTTCTCTGGTTTGCTCTCTCTGGCTGTGCAAGGTCCAATGGAATCCTCAATGCTGGTTATATCTGTTTCCAAACTATGCATCGAGCTTATGAAGCTTTATACTTGAGAAGGCGCGTTTGT TTGTCTGTGCAGGTTTTAATTACTGGATTTATTCGATGCGTGTGCATTTGTCTTCCTTTCGTCGCATTTCAAGCGTATggatactataacatatgtcatGGACATAAGCTGGATGATGAATTGAGGCCTTGGTGCAAAGCAAAGGTACCTTTGCTTTACAACTTCATTCAAAGTCATTACTG GGGAGTAGGGTTCCTTAGGTACTTTCAGTTTAAGCAGCTCCCAAACTTTCTGCTTGCATCCCCTATTCTGTCTCTAGCTGTGTGTTCTATTGTAAGTTACATGAAGACTCGGCCTGAGCTCTTCACTTCGCTGGGCTTTCAAGCTACTGAGAAAGAGAAGAGTTCTTCTGCAAGGCTTTATTCTCTGAAGGATGTACTTGAACCAGATGTTATAACTTCATCAAATGAAg GAAAGAGTGACATTAGGCAGAGAAAACCGAGCAAAAAGAAGGATGTGACTGTCACCAACAATGCAGCTGAGAAATCCAACTCGCCAGAAGCATCAGGATACTTTTCAGCTGATGTTTTCCCATTTGTCGTACATTTGGGTTTAATGGCAGCCACGGCGTTCTTCATCATGCATGTTCAG GTTGCAACACGGTTCTTGTCAGCGAGCCCTCCTCTTTACTGGTTTGCGTCTCATTTGATTTCATCTCCTAAACATAGTAAATGGGGATACTTGATGTGGTCATATTGTGCTGCCTATATCCTTCTTggatctcttctcttctcaaacTTTTATCCATTCACTTGA
- the LOC106413867 gene encoding dihydrolipoyllysine-residue succinyltransferase component of 2-oxoglutarate dehydrogenase complex 2, mitochondrial isoform X1 produces MAIWSIVRRKVVNGCNSSYFSSIIGKSWKSTSAKASHPRYYGALSKETSVFVRGSRVVVNAVSLPSYLGSSLSSNAIMSRVTLPCIQTFNTSIRLFSSDEGGSVDAVVPYMGESISDGTLATILKKPGDRVEADEPIAQIETDKVTIDVSSPTAGTIEKIVAKEGDTVEPGFKIAVISKSSGAATKVEDSEKKPEESKPEKKEEKPKPVAESPPSPKVETSPPKEKPRAPPPPPPPASGASPREPQLPPKDRERRVPMTRLRKRVATRLKDSQNTFALLTTFNEVDMTNLMKLRSEYKDAFLEKHGVKLGLMSGFIKGAISALQNQPVVNAVIDGEDIIYRDYVDISIAVGTPKGLVVPVLRNVEQMNFAEIEKEINRLAKKATAGTISIDEMAGGTFTISNGGVYGSLLSTPIINPPQSAILGMHSIVNRPMVVGGEVMSRPMMYIALTYDHRLIDGREAVLFLRRIKDVVEDPRRLLLDI; encoded by the exons ATGGCGATTTGGTCGATCGTTCGAAGGAAGGTTGTTAATGGCTGTAACTCCTCTTATTTTTCTTCG attataGGAAAGTCGTGGAAGAGTACGAGTGCTAAGGCATCTCATCCTCGCTACTATGGAGCTCTTTCGAAAGAG ACTTCAGTTTTCGTAAGAGGATCACGGGTGGTGGTGAACGCCGTCAGTCTTCCTTCTTATCTAG gTTCCAGTTTGAGCTCAAACGCAATTATGAG CAGGGTAACTCTGCCATGCATCCAAACATTCAACACTAGTATTAGGTTGTTTTCCTCGGATGAAG GTGGGTCTGTGGATGCTGTTGTTCCATACATGGGAGAATCTATTTCTGATGGCACTTTAGCCACTATCTTGAAGA AACCGGGAGACCGTGTGGAAGCTGATGAGCCCATTGCACAGATAGAGACTGATAAG GTTACAATCGATGTTTCTAGTCCTACTGCTGGAACTATTGAGAAG ATTGTTGCAAAAGAAGGTGATACAGTGGAGCCTGGTTTCAAAATAGCAGTGATTTCTAAATCTAGTGGAGCTGCAACTAAGGTTGAAGATTCAGAGAAGAAGCCTGAGGAGTCTAAACcagagaaaaaagaagagaagccaAAACCTGTAGCAGAATCTCCTCCTTCACCAAAAGTGGAAACTTCACCTCCAAAAGAGAAGCCTagagctcctcctcctcctcctccacctgcTTCAGGGGCGTCACCAAGAGAACCTCAACTTCCTCCAAAGGACCGGGAAAGAAGG GTTCCTATGACAAGACTCAGGAAACGTGTTGCTACACGATTGAAGGACTCTCAGAACACCTTTGCGTTACTGACTACGTTCAATGAAGTAGACAT GACAAATCTGATGAAATTACGTTCAGAGTACAAAGACGCTTTTCTTGAAAAGCACGGTGTCAAACTAGGATTGATGTCAGGTTTTATAAAG GGAGCCATCAGCGCACTCCAAAATCAACCTGTAGTGAATGCTGTTATAGATGGAGAAGACATTATCTACAGAGATTACGTCGACATCAGCATTGCTGTTGGTACACCAAAG GGACTCGTTGTTCCAGTGCTTCGAAACGTAGAGCAGATGAACTTTGCTGAGATTGAGAAAGAGATCAATAGACTTGCTAAGAAAGCAACAGCTGGAACAATTTCCATCGATGAAATGGCTGGAGGCACATTCACCATCTCTAATGGTGGTGTTTATGGTAGCCTTTTGAGTACTCCTATCATAAACCCTCCTCAG TCAGCTATTCTTGGGATGCACTCTATAGTGAACCGCCCAATGGTTGTGGGAGGAGAAGTAATGTCAAGGCCAATGATGTACATTGCATTGACTTATGACCACCGTCTGATAGATGGTAGAGAGGCCGTTCTGTTCCTCCGTCGCATCAAAGACGTCGTTGAGGATCCACGCAGGCTTCTTCTCGACATCTAG